The following nucleotide sequence is from Streptomyces caniferus.
CTGCATGACGGCGCAGGTGTGCGCGAAGGTCTCCAGGTACCGCTCGAGCGAGCCGGAGTCGGCGGCCTCACGGAACCAGATCCCAAGCTTTTCCGGGTCGGTTTCGGGCAGTCCCTCGTAGCCGTTCTCGCGGGCCAGCTCGACGACGGTGGCGGGGCGCAGGCCGCCGTCGAGGTGATCGTGGAGCAGCACCTTGGGGGCGCGGAGGATCTGTTCACTGGTCGGCAGTGTGGTGGTCTCGCTCGTCATCTCGGCACTCTAGCCCCTACGCGCGTAGATCTCATCGAACGATACGTAACAGTGACCCGTCCACGGGGTGGCGGGCACGCCTCCTTCTGCCATCGTTCTGGTCATGGCTCAGCAAGCACTGCCGGTGCGCGAGGCCCGGCTGGGAAAACCGCTGGGAACGGCCGGCAAGGAGGGAGCGCGCGAGGCGCTCCGGTGGCGGGGTGGCGGCGCGCGGAGCACCGGCCGGGAGGTGAGCGGGGTCGCGCTTTTACTGCCCGGGGGCGTGCCGACCGGGGTGCGGCGGCCGTCGCCGGTGGCGGCACTGGCGGTGCGGCCACTGGCGGTCCGGCTGGCGAAGGCGGGACGCCCTGAGGGCCTGACGGCCCATGTCGTCCGCTACCGCTGCAGCGGCTGGAACGGCCCCGACGCCCATCCGGCACGGGACGCGGCCTGGGCCCTCGACGAGGTGGTCCGCCGCTACGGCGATGTCCCGGTCTGCCTCGTCGGCACGGGCATGGGCGCCCGCGCCGCCCTGCACGCCGCGGGCCACCCCGCCGTCAACTCCGTACTGGCGCTGGCCCCTTGGCTGCCCGGCCCCGGCGAGGACGACGAGCGGCCCGACCCGGTGAAACAGCTCATCGGCCGACAGGTCCTGCTGGTCCACGGCACGAACGACGAACGCACCGATCCCGATCTGTCCTACCGCTACGCCGAACGCGCCAAGAAGGTCAACCGCGACACCTGCCGCTTCGAGGTCCACTCCGACGGCCACTCCCTGCACCAGCACCGCACCGAAGTCCTCTCCCTGGCCGCCGACTTCATGCTCGGCTCCCTCTTCACCCGCGACTACTCCAGACCCGTCAAGGACGCCCTGGCCGCCCCACCACCCCTGGGCCTGCGCATGCCCCTCGCCGCGGGCTTCGGGGCGTCGCTGCGGCACTGAGGGGTTGCCGGGCGCCGGGGTCCTGCCGCCGGTGTTCGCCCCCCTCACCTCGGCAGCAGCTTCCCCCGGCGGCTGAGGAGGAACTTCTTGAAGGCGGCTACCGGTGGGGTGTCCGGATGGCCGTCCAGCCAGGCGACGCCGATCTCGCGGACGGCGCGGGGGGCCGTCACCGTCAGTTCGGCGACTCCGGGGCGGGGCACGGCGGGCGGGGGCAGCAGGGCCACGCCGAGGCCGGCCGCGACCAGGCCGCGCAGGGTCTCGGCCTCCTCGCCCTCGAAGGCGACCCGTGGGGTGAAGCCCGCCTCGGCGCACAGCGCGTCGGTGATCCGGCGCAGCCCGTAGCCGGGTTCGAGGGTGACGAAGAGCTCGCCGGCGGCCTCCGCGAGCCGGACCCGCTTGCGGGCGGCCAGCGCATGGTCGTCCGGGACGACGAGGCGCAGCTTCTGTTCGTCGAGCCGGCGGGCGACCAGGTCCGGGTAGTCCGGGACCGGCGAGGTCAGGCACAGGTCGAGGTCGCCGGCGCGGAGGCGTTCGATCATGGCCTCGCCGTAGTTCTGGACGAGCTGGAAGCGGACGCGCGGGTGGTCGGCGCGGAAGCTGCGGATGAGGCCGGGCACGGTCTCCGAGCCCATGGTGTGCAGAAAGCCGAACGCCACCTTCCCGGCGGCGGGGTCGACATCGGCCCGTACGGACTCCGTTGCCCGCTCCAGATCCGTCAGCGCCCGCTCGGTGGAGGCGAGAAAGGCGCGGCCGGCCGGGGTGAGGGCCAAGGTGCGGCCGTGCCGGGCGAAGAGGGCGACGCCGAGGTCGTCCTCCAGGCGGACGAGGGCGCGGCTGAGCGTCGGCTGCGGCATGCCGAGCTCCTGCGCGGCGCGGGTGACGTGTTCGTGCCGGGCGACGGCGGTGAACTGGGCGAGCCGCGGGGCGAGGACCGCCGCCCAGGAGTCGCCTCCGAGCTCGGCCGGCTCCCTCGCCTCCGCACCGGCCCGCGGCGCTGCGGCACTCTCTTTTCTGTCGCGACCTTGCAACAGCGGCCCTTGCGACCTGGGATCATGTGTCACAGCATCGATTATGGCGTTTCTATGCATTGGACGCATGAAACGCGGCGTCCTACCTTCGAAGCATGCCTCCCGCTGATACCGGGGCGTCCGTCATCGACCGTGCGGCCGCCTCTCCCCAGTCGTCCACTGACTCTTCTCCTTCCGCCGCTCCCGACCCCGAGTCGGGCAAGCTGCGGCCGGGCGGCCCCGGCTACCGCCGGATGAGCTTCGCCCTCTTCGCCGCCGGGATCGCGACCTTCGCACTCCTCTACTCCACGCAGGCGCTGCTGCCCGCGATCTCCACCGACCTCGGGGTCAGCCCGGACCAGGCGAGCTGGACGGTGTCCGCGGCCACCTTCGGCCTGGCCCTCGGTGTGATCCCGCTGAGCGCGGTGTCCGAGCGCTTCGGCCGGCGCACGCTGATGACGGTGTCCCTCTCCGTCGCCGCGTTGATCGCCATGGCGGTGCCGTTCGCCCCGTCGCTCGGTGCGCTGATCGCGCTGCGCGGCATCCAGGGCGTCGCGCTGGCCGGGCTGCCGGCGTCGGCGATGGCCTTCCTGGCCGAGGAGGTGCGCGCCAAGGCGCTGGTGGCGGCCATCGGACTGTTCGTGGCGGGCAACAGCATCGGCGGCATGTCGGGCCGGATCGTGACCGGCTGGGTCGCCCAGGCGTGGGGCTGGCGGGCCGCGCTGGCCGCGGTGGGTGTCCTGGCCGTGGTGTGCGCGGTGACGTTCCGGCTGCTGGTTCCCAAGGCCCGGCACTTCGCGCCGCGTTCGGTGGGCCCGCGGGCGCTGGCCCGCACGCTCGGCGGCCACCTCGCCGACCCGCTGCTGCGCCGCCTGTACGCCATCGGCGGGCTGTTCATGACGGTCTTCGGCGCGGTCTACACGGTCATCGGCTACCGCCTGGTGTCCGAGCCGTTCAACCTCCCGCAGGGCATCGTCGGTTCGATCTTCGTGGTCTACCTGGTCGGTACGGTCTCCTCGGCCGCGGCCGGGAAGCTGGTCGCCCGCACGGGCCGCCGCGGCGCGCTCTACCTGGCCGTCGGCACCACTTCCACGGGCCTGCTGCTCTCCCTCTCCGACTCCGTCTACTCGGTGCTGGCAGGCCTCGTCCTGATCACCGCGGGCTTCTTCGCGGGCCACGCGGTCGCCTCGTCCTCGGTCAGCCGCACCGCCAAGACGGCCCGCGCCCAGGCGTCGGCGCTGTACCAGTGCGCGTACTACGTCGGCAGCAGCCTGGGCGGTGCGCTCGGCGCCGCCGCCTTCCACGCCGTCGGCTGGGAGGGCACCGTCCTCCTGGGCCTCGCCGCGATGGTGGGCGCCGCCTCGATCACCCTCTACGCCACCCGCAAGGCCGTGGCCGAACGCCGCCTGCTCCACCTGGAGAAGGCCGCGTAACTCCCCTCGGTCCGAAGGGCCCGTCCCGCCACCTGTCCTGGTGGGGCGGGCCCTTCGCCGTCGACCGGCTTGGCAGAGCGGGGTGCCGGGGTGCCGGGGTCCTGTCGAACGGCTCGGGTCGGCTCGCCGAGGCGGACGGAGCGCGGGTCGCGGTGGTGCGTGGGGGCGGCGGAGCGGCACTGTCACTGTGTGCGGCAGCGCTCGGCCCTCCAGATCCTGAAGGGCTACTCCCTGACAGGGTCGGCGCCGGGGCGCTTGACGATCCGGTCGCCGACCGCGACCGACTTCCAGAGCCGGCGGCTGATCCGGACCTTCACCGCTTCGCCCTCGGCAAGGCGGACCTCGACGGAGTGGTACATGTTCGAGCCGTCGAGCATGCCCCGCGACTTGTTGAGGACGACGCCTTCCCAGGCGTCGTCTTGTCCGGCTTTGCGAGATGTGAACATGCTACGGAGCCTACGAGGGCCGGTGGCCGGCCTGCAGAGCCGTGCGTCACCTCCTGGCGATGACATATGTCCTGCCGGGGCGTTGACCGCCACTCGACCGCAGACCGGCGGCTCGTGCGGGTGCGCGGGGCGTCGCCCGGCGAGCCTGGTCGGCGGCTGCGGCGGACGCGTGGGCACGGCACGCCGGGATACGTGTATGATCATGATGCAACTTCGGTGCACAGCACGGAAGTCACGCGTCTGTGGTCCAAGGAAAGACGTCCGCCAGCCGGCGGGAAATGCAGGTGCAAGGCCTGCCGGGCGCTCCACACAAGGGTCCCCGCCTCATTCGAGGCGGGGACCCTTCGTCGTTCGGGCCCGCACCCCGCCGGACGGCAGACGTACGAGGCCCTCGATGACGGGCAGGCGTCGCGGCCGGTCCGGGCGTCGCGGCCGGTCCGGGCGTCGCGGCCGGTCCGGGCGCCCCTGACACGGTCCTCCTGCCGGAAGCGCTCGGCGGTGGGTGCGATCGCTGCGGGCTCCTCGGCCTCGACGAGCACAACCGGCTTCGGCACGCCGAACGGGACCGGTGCCGCTGCACCGATCCCGTTCACCATGCGAGCCGCGCCCGCAGCGGCCGCCGGCCGCCGGCCCGGGTCAGGCGATGCGTTCCAGCACCACCGGGGTGGCGGCGAAGGCCGCGTCCCGGGGGCCGACGAGGACGCCGCCGTCGAGGGCCTCCAGGGCGTAGGGGAGCTTTTCGGGGGTGTCGGTGTGCAGGGTCAGCAGGGGCTGGCCGGCGGTGACCGTGTCGCCGGGCTTGGCGTGCATCTCGATGCCGGCGCCGGCCTGGACCGGGTCCTCCTTGCGGGCGCGGCCGGCGCCCAGGCGCCAGGCGGCGAGGCCGACGGCGTAGGCGTCGAGGGTGGTGAGGGTGCCGGAGGAGGAGGCGGTGACGACATGCTGTTCGCGGGCGACCGGGAGGGCCGCGTCGGGGTCGCCGCCCTGGGCGCTGATCATGCGGCGCCAGTGGTCCATGGCGGAGCCGTCGGCGAGCGCCTTGGCCGGGTCGGCATCCTTGAGGCCGGCCGCGTCGAGCATCTCGCGGGCCAGGGCGAGGGTGAGGTCGACGACGTCCTGGGGGCCGCCGCCGGCCAGGACCTCCACGGATTCGCGGACTTCGAGGGCGTTGCCCGCGGTCAGACCGAGCGGGGTGGCCATGTCGGTGAGCAGGGCGACGGTCTTCACGCCGTGGTCGGTGCCCAGCTCGACCATGGTGGAGGCCAGTTCGCGGGCGTTGGCGAGGTCCTTCATGAAGGCGCCGGAGCCGACCTTGACGTCCAGGACGAGGGAGCCGGTGCCCTCGGCGATCTTCTTGGACATGATGGAGGAGGCGATCAGCGGGATGGACTCGACGGTGCCGGTGACGTCGCGGAGCGCGTAGAGCTTCTTGTCGGCGGGGGCCAGGCCGTCGCCGGCGGCGCAGATGACCGAGCCGACGTCGCGCAGGACGTCCAGCATCTCGGTGTTGGAGAGCGTCGCGCGCCAGCCGGGGATGGACTCCAGCTTGTCGAGGGTGCCGCCGGTGTGGCCGAGGCCGCGGCCGGAGAGCTGCGGGACGGCCGCGCCGCAGGCGGCGACGAGCGGGGCGAGCGGGAGGGTGATCTTGTCGCCGACGCCGCCGGTGGAGTGCTTGTCGGCGGTGGGGCGGGGCAGCGAGGAGAAGTCCATGCGCTCGCCGGAGGCGATCATCGCGGCCGTCCAGCGGGCGATCTCCGTGCGGTTCATACCGTTGAGGAAGATGGCCATCGCGAGGGACGACATCTGCTCGTGGGCGACCTCGCCGCGGGTGTAGGCGCCGATCACCCAGGCGATCTGATCGGCGGTCAGCTCGCCGCGGTCGCGCTTGGTACGGATGACGGAGATGACGTCCATGGAGGTTCCTTTCGAACGGGTAGGTCCGTTCTACACGCATAGACGGCGGGGTGGCCAGGGGCGGCGGGCGGCCGCCCTGGGGGTGGCGCCAGGGGCGGTGCCTGGGGTGCGGCCCGCCCCGTCTGGTCGCCGGCGGCGGTGGCGGTGGCGGTGGCGGTGGCGGTGGCGGTGGCGGTGGCGGTGGCGGTGGCGGTGGCGGTGGCGGTGGCGGTGGCGGCTACAGCGTCCAGCGGTGTATCTGCCCGTTCGGTGCCGTGTAGGTCACGGTCTGCTCGGCGGTGGTGGCTTCGATGGTGAACCACTCGCGTCGCGGTCGGTTGAGCCGCCGCCAAAGCTGGTGGGCTGCCTCCATCGGTGCCCACAGGTCGCGCGGGCCGGTGGAGGTCACCAGGGACATCCCCTCGGGCATGTCCTCGACGCGCGTGGCCGAGCCATCCGCCGGGTCGTACAGCGTCGTCACGTGCAGGCCGTCGTCGCTCCGGCCGTATGTGCGGATGAGGCCCTGGGGCATGTGCAGCTGGGCGAAGAAAGAGAACGTCCAGTCATCCAGCGCCTGCCCGGAAAGCTCGGCGTCACGACATGGGCGGTCGCGGATCTCTGGTGCCTGCGCCTCATCCTCGGAACCGCTCTTGAAGGGCATGAAGGCGGCGGGTGTGTGCAGAATGCGGCCGACCGCCGTCCCGTCCGGCAACTTCGTGAGTCGGGCGATCATTCCGCCGGCGAGCGTGCCCTTGACAGGGATGACCAGGATGCCGCCGACGCGGCAATGATCCAGCCACGAGGGTGGGATGCGTCGTACAGAGGCCGTGGCGATGATGCGGTCGTACCTCGCATCGGGCGGAACATCCCGTGCACCGTCGCCGTGGAGCACGAGCGGGTCGAAGCCGAGGCCGTTGAGCCGTTCGCGGGCCAAGGCCGTGAGGACGTCGGAGCGGTCCACGGTGGTGACGTGCTTGTCACCAGCGAGGTGGCAGAGCATCGCAGCGTTGTAACCGCTGCCGGCACCCGCCTCGTACACCTCGTCCCCTTCGTTCACGTCGAGGGCATCGAGCATGTCCGCCATGAGGCTCGGCGCGGTCGAGGATGACGTCGGTACACCGGTCACTCCGCCGGGGTCGGCTTCCTCGGCGTGTACGCCGTCCACTTCGGTGATGAGGGAGTCGTCCGTGTACACGGCGTCGAGCCAGCCCTCCCCGTCGCCGTCGGTGATCCGCCAGGGGATGAACCGTTCGCCCTCGCGGCGGTAGAAGACGGGGACGAACGGATGCCGGGGGACGTTGAGAAACGCCCCCGCCAGCTGGGCCGACAGCACCACGCTTCCACGGTCGATCTGCTGGGTGAGCGAGACACGTGCCCGGATCAAGCACTGTTCATCGTCGAGGATGTTCGTCACTGGCCGGTCCCTTCCAAGTAGTCACAGATCGCACCCGTGATCGGTAGTCCGGTCGCCTGCTCGATGAACCCGTACTGTCCGCTCGGGTTCACCTCCAGGAATCGCCATTGCCCCTCCGGCGTCACCACGAAGTCGAACGCGCCGTACGGCAGGCCGAGCCGGTCCAGCATTTGCAGCACTCCGGCGGCCACCTCGGGCGGCGGGTCACAGATCTTGTAGGTATGGCTGTCGTAATCGCTGCGCCAGTCGATGTGGCCGGCGTCCGAATCGGCATGGATCTCGGCCGCGAAGATCTGGCCGTTCACGACGGTCAACCGCGCCTCGTACGCCTTGGGTACCCACTCTTGGAACATGTGGGCGGTGGTGGAGATGTCCGCGTGAGGCAGGTCCTCGGGGGCGACGATGGTCGCGTACACGGCAGCAGTCTGCCCGCGTACCGTGCCACGCACATGGAAGAAAGGCTTGTACACGAGGGGGCCGCCGAGGGAGTCGGCGAAGTCCTGTGCCGCAACCGGGTCGTTGGTGATGAGGGTGCGGGGAACGCTCAGTCCCACGTCGGCCGCGATGCGCAGTTGCAGCGGCTTGTACTCGGCATCCGCCTCCCTTCCCGGTGGGGGCAGCCATCGGCACGGCAATGCCGTCAGCAGTCCACCGAAGCCCCACCGGGCCTCCGTCTCGGCGACCTTGCGGGCTTCGACGGTCATCTGCTCGGGAAACTTCGGACGGGTCGGGCGACGGTAGTAGACGGAGCGGACCGACCCGAGGTCGAGGGTGCGGCGGTCGTTTTTCAGCGTGCCGTGCCAGCGGTTCCCGTTGAGGCACGCGGCAAGCGCGAGCCTCAACGGGAACTCAGCCGTATCGGCCCGGAAGACGGGCACGGCGCGCCGGTTCAGCTCCTCAACCACCAGATCGCAGGTCGGGTCGAAGCGACCCGCCAGGATGAGAACGTGCCCGGCACCCGTCATCAGTCGTCGCTCGGTCCGGGGTCGTCCGGCGCGTCCATCTGACCCGTGGGCGCCGTCGGCCCGTAGGTCTTCGGTGGATTCTTGGTCATGTAGACGCCCGGCGGCATGTCCTCGTAGACGCCGGTCTGTGACTCCTCGTCGTACGCGACATCGCTCGGCAGGATGCCGCCCGTGGCCGCGACGGGGGTGAGGAAACGGAACGCGAACGGAGCCGGTCCCTCATGGTCCGACAGCTCCGGCAGGGACGCGGACCCGTCGGTGCTCAACGGGAGCCGCAGTTCCGGGGCGTCGAGCAACCGCCCGGCAGGACGACGTTCCTCAACTGGGGTGGGCATTGCTTCCCCTTTCTCGCTTCTCGGTCTTTCTCGAAGGACGGATGTCTGTGGATGGGAAGGGCGCGTACATCAAGCGACGGCTGATCTCGCTCGCTCCCGTACCGTCCCCGGTCCCCTCCGGCCGCCGGCGCAGCCGCGACGGCATGCCCGTGCACCGTGCCCGGTCGTCATCCGAACGCGTCCGCCGGGAGCCGCAGCCCTCTGCCATCACCGTTGATGCCGCGGTCAACGGGAGCTTCATCGGCATCGGGGGCGTCATCGTCCGGCACGGGCAAGCGCGCGCCTCTGCTCTCCGCGACCCGATGCACGTTGGTGAGGGTGCTGGTCAATTCCACGGCCAGCAGGTGGATTTCCCCTGGTGTCCAGGTACGGGTGTCAAGGACACGGCACGCTTCCTCGAGGAGTTCCGCGGCGAAGTCGAGCTGCGCCGCCTCCATCTCGTCGGCGAGCTGGGACACGTACCCGACGCCGTCGCCTGCGAGGAAGCACGGTTTCCCGTCCGGGCTCAACCAGGGCAGGAGCCGCGGGGCGTCCATGGGGGCCATCAGCCCGCCACCTCCACGCGGCGAATCCGGCGCGGCCTGGAGTCGGCTCCGTACGTCGCGAAATGCGACCCGTGCCGCCGCCCGTACTCCAACCGTCGTTTCCGCCGCTCCTCCGGGGTGAGGGCGTAGGGACGGATCAGGGTCGTGGCCTCGCCGCGCAGCAACCCGTCGCTCCCGCCTGACACACGGGCAAGGACGAGTGTCGGCGCCTCCTCACACCTCGGGGCGGGAACAGAGCCGGAGGACCGGTGACACCCTCGTGCGGGCAATAACAGCCGCAGCAGCAATTCGAAGATCTTGGCGATAGTCTTCGCCATGTCGTCAACCTCCCAGGGGTTGATGGCCATGCCCCCGGACCGTTCGCGCGGTCGCGGGGGTCATTGGTAGGCGTTTGCTCAATGGACTTCTGATCGTTTGCCGTGACGACGTGGTGCCCCACCAGTGCACCGCCTCGGGGACATCCATGAGTGCCCGACGACCGGACGTTCAGCCGGACACTTTCGCGTGCAGGCGGACGCTTTCGCCATCGGGGTACGGGCCGAGTCGCTACGGTGAGCAGAGACTCCGGGCACACAAGGGGACCTGCATGGCGGTAGCGACGTGAGCAAGCTCGGTTGGCTGCGCAAGCAAGCCGGGTACACGCAAGAGACCTTCACTGCCACGTTCGCCCGCGAGGCCGCACGTCTGGGGATCGATGCTTCGGTGAGCGTCCGCCAGCTTCGGCGTTGGGAAGGAGAGTCGCCACCACCGTTACCGCATCCGAGCCAACAGGCTGTACTGGAAGCGATGTTCGGTCTCCCACTCGCCGAGATGGGGTTCGACGTACCCGGACACAGACGCGCAACTGTCCAGCTAATCGGTGACGATGGAGACGTGAAACGTCGAGCATTCGTCGCCGGCACGGGAGCGGTCGCGGCAGCGGCCATTCTCCCTGGCCAGCACGGCCCGCGTATCGGTACGAGTGACGTAGCGGTGCTCCGCGCCCGCCTGGCCGAGCTGTACGCAGTTGACCACTGCTCCGGCGGGATCCCTGCCAAGGCTCGCGCGAAGCAACTCGAACGGCACCTCACACAGACCCTGAAAGACTCGGTCCATACAGCCAAGATCGGTCGTGACCTGCAGGCGATGCTGTCTGAGCTGCACAGCAACCAAGCCTGGTACGGCTACGACGGCGGCCCGGTCAATGAGGCACGCGCGGCTTCCATGGAGGCTTTGACGGCTGCCCAGCTCATCGGCGACGAACTGTTGCAAATTTCGGCGCTGGAGACGCTCGTACTGATCGACGTCAAGGCGGACCGGGCGTGGGAAGCCGCATCGGCAGTCGAGACCGCGTATGGCCTGGCCGGCAGGGTCGGGGCCGGGCCTGCCGTTCATCTCGTGATTGCACTTCGCGAAGCGAATGTCAGCACGCATGTCGGGGATACGGCTGGCGCCCGCCACGCGCTCAGCCGTGCGCTCTCTTACCAGAGTCGCAATGAAGGGAGCGACGACGTGCCCGATTGGGCGCGCTTCGCCGGCCCCGTGGAAATCGACTACGCCACGGCGGAGATGTACGCGAGGGCAGGGAAGCCCCAGCGTGCAGTGCCATTTTTGCGCGCTGCTGTCGAGGGCCTCGGAGGCGGTTATGCCCGCAATACGGCGTGGTACAGATCCAAGCTGGCCAGCGCCCTTCTCGACGCGGGAGAGGTAGAGGAGGCGTGCGCCGAGATGGCGGGCGTACTCGCATCGTGCGGAGAGATCGCCTCCAATCGCCTCACCGGACGCATCCAGGCTTTTCGGAAGACCGTCGACGCCATCGACACCACCACGGCCCGCGACGTCTCGGACCGAATCCAAGAAACCATGCGAGGAGGCCGCACATGACTGTGCCGGAGGCGATCACCGTTGCCCCCTTGGACGGCCCGGCGGCCGCGCGGTCCGAGCCCGCGTTCAGGCTCGTCTACGCCGAGGTCTTCGCCGAGGAACCGTACGAGGAATCCCCGGAATCGGTAGCGGCGACGTTCCGCCGTTTCCGCTCCCAGGTCCGCAAATCCACCTTCCGTGCTGCCCTTGCCCAGACCGCCGGTGGTGAACCAGTAGGCGTCGCGTACGGCTATCCGCTCAGCCCCACGACCGGTTGGTGGGACCGCCTGATCACCCCTGCCCCGGCCGATCTCAGGCGCGAGGACGGGCAACGCACATTCGGGCTGATGGAGTTCGCGGTACGGGCACCCTGGCGTCGGCTCGGGATCGGTCGGCGGCTGCACGAGGCGCTGCTCGTGGAAGGCAACGAAGAGCGCGTGATTCTCAATGCGCTACCGGACGCCAGGGCAGCGCAAACGGCTTACCGATCCTGGGGATACCGCAAGGTGGGTGAGGCTCACCCCTGGGAGGGCGCGGCGCTCCATGACGTGATGGTGCTCCAACTGCGTTGAGCAGTCAGTCCGGTGCCGTTGTCGTCTCCAGCCAGTGGAGATACGCCTCCGCCCCCGCGACAATCCGGACAGCGGACACCTCCGGATTCCGCCACGGGTGGTGCTCCAGCAGATGCTTCTCGACCTCGTCGTACCGGTCCGCACGGACCTTAATGAGAAGCTGCCATTCCTCGCCCGAGCCGAACTCGCCCTGGTGCCAGAACACGGACCCGACCGGCCCGACGATCTGCGCTCCGGCTGCGAGCCGTGCGGAGACGACCGACTGCGCCAGCTTCACAGCCGCTTCGCGGGTCTCCGTTGCGGTGGACACCTGAAGAAAGTCAGTCATGCGGCGACTGTAGCGGCGAAGTGGCACCAGGGTTGCCGTTACATGCGTTCACGGAACGGGTGGGTGGCGGGGGTGGGTGGCGGGGGTGGAGCCGCTTGCTTGACGCTCGCGGCTGCCCAGGTACCCGTACCCGCGGATGCCACCCGCCCCCGTCACCCCCTCAAATGCCCCGGCCCGAACGCATCCGGCAGCAGCTCGGCCAGCGGCCGGATGCCGGCCGCCGTGTCGACGAGGAGCTCGGGGCCGCCGTGCTCGTACAGGAGCTGGCGGCAGCGGCCGCACGGGACGAGCAGCTCGCCCGCGCCGTCGACGCAGGTGAAGGCGGTCAGGCGGGGGTCCGGGCCGGCGCTGTCGGGGCGGCCGGCGAACAGCTCGGAGACCAGGCCGCATTCGGCGCAGAGGGCGAGGCCGTACGAGGCGTTCTCGACGTTGCAGCCGGTGACCGTGCGGCCGTCGTCCACGAGGGCGGCGGCGCCGACGGGATAGCCGGAATAAGGGGCGTAGGCCCGGGACATCGCGTCCCGGGCCTGCGCGCGCAGTGCGGTCCAGTCGACCGGCACCGGTGGTGTCATGTGCCTTGTCCTCGGCGGTAGGGCCTGCCGTTCGCCTTCGGGGGCCGCAACCGCTGGGCGGAGAGGGCGAGGACGAGCAGGGTGGCGATGTACGGGCTCGCCTCGACCAGTTCGAGCGGAACGGTGTCGGCCAGGAAGTACCAGCCTATGAGGACGGCGGCGGCCACCGCCGACAGCGCGGCCTGGGTGCGCTTGGCGGCGCGCAGCTTCAGCAGCGCGATCACCGCGAGCAGGGCGGCCAGGCCCAGCAGCAGGGCATGGACGGTCGGGCCGCCGCTGCGCAGCTGCATGGCGTCCATGAAGCCGAACAGGCCCGCGCCCATCGCGACGCCGCCAGGACGCCAGTTGCCGAAGATCATCGTGGCGAGACCGATGTAGCCGCGGCCGCCGGTCTGGCCGTCCTGATAGAAGTGCACCCCGATGGAGAGGAAGGCACCGCCGAGGCCGGCCAGCGCGCCGGAGACCAGGACCGCCGCGTACTTGTACGAGTAGACGTTGACGCCCAGCGACTCGGCCGAGACCGGGGCCTCGCCGCAGGAGCGCAGCCGCAGACCGAACGAGGAGCGCCACAGCACGTAGAAGGTGCCGACGAACAGGCCGATGGTCAGCAGCGTGAGCCAGGAGACGTTGGTGACGGCCGCGCCGAGGATGCCGGCCAGGTCCGAGACGAGGAACCAGTGGTGGCCCTCGACGGAGTTGAGCCAGTCCGACAGGCCGGGGACGGTGAAGCTCGGCATGTCGGGCATCGGCGGGGACTGCTTGTCGTTGCCGCCGGCGGCCATCGCCGCGCTGCCCTCCTGGCCGAACCACAGGGTGGCCAGGTACTGGGTGGCGCCGAGCGCCAGGATGTTGACCGCGACACCGGAGACGATGTGGTCGACGCCGAAGGTGACGGTGGCGACGGCGTGGATGAGGCCGCCGAGCGCGCCGCCGACGAT
It contains:
- a CDS encoding alpha/beta hydrolase, which codes for MAQQALPVREARLGKPLGTAGKEGAREALRWRGGGARSTGREVSGVALLLPGGVPTGVRRPSPVAALAVRPLAVRLAKAGRPEGLTAHVVRYRCSGWNGPDAHPARDAAWALDEVVRRYGDVPVCLVGTGMGARAALHAAGHPAVNSVLALAPWLPGPGEDDERPDPVKQLIGRQVLLVHGTNDERTDPDLSYRYAERAKKVNRDTCRFEVHSDGHSLHQHRTEVLSLAADFMLGSLFTRDYSRPVKDALAAPPPLGLRMPLAAGFGASLRH
- a CDS encoding LysR family transcriptional regulator translates to MHRNAIIDAVTHDPRSQGPLLQGRDRKESAAAPRAGAEAREPAELGGDSWAAVLAPRLAQFTAVARHEHVTRAAQELGMPQPTLSRALVRLEDDLGVALFARHGRTLALTPAGRAFLASTERALTDLERATESVRADVDPAAGKVAFGFLHTMGSETVPGLIRSFRADHPRVRFQLVQNYGEAMIERLRAGDLDLCLTSPVPDYPDLVARRLDEQKLRLVVPDDHALAARKRVRLAEAAGELFVTLEPGYGLRRITDALCAEAGFTPRVAFEGEEAETLRGLVAAGLGVALLPPPAVPRPGVAELTVTAPRAVREIGVAWLDGHPDTPPVAAFKKFLLSRRGKLLPR
- a CDS encoding MFS transporter, producing the protein MPPADTGASVIDRAAASPQSSTDSSPSAAPDPESGKLRPGGPGYRRMSFALFAAGIATFALLYSTQALLPAISTDLGVSPDQASWTVSAATFGLALGVIPLSAVSERFGRRTLMTVSLSVAALIAMAVPFAPSLGALIALRGIQGVALAGLPASAMAFLAEEVRAKALVAAIGLFVAGNSIGGMSGRIVTGWVAQAWGWRAALAAVGVLAVVCAVTFRLLVPKARHFAPRSVGPRALARTLGGHLADPLLRRLYAIGGLFMTVFGAVYTVIGYRLVSEPFNLPQGIVGSIFVVYLVGTVSSAAAGKLVARTGRRGALYLAVGTTSTGLLLSLSDSVYSVLAGLVLITAGFFAGHAVASSSVSRTAKTARAQASALYQCAYYVGSSLGGALGAAAFHAVGWEGTVLLGLAAMVGAASITLYATRKAVAERRLLHLEKAA
- a CDS encoding DUF7489 domain-containing protein — its product is MFTSRKAGQDDAWEGVVLNKSRGMLDGSNMYHSVEVRLAEGEAVKVRISRRLWKSVAVGDRIVKRPGADPVRE
- a CDS encoding thymidine phosphorylase; translation: MDVISVIRTKRDRGELTADQIAWVIGAYTRGEVAHEQMSSLAMAIFLNGMNRTEIARWTAAMIASGERMDFSSLPRPTADKHSTGGVGDKITLPLAPLVAACGAAVPQLSGRGLGHTGGTLDKLESIPGWRATLSNTEMLDVLRDVGSVICAAGDGLAPADKKLYALRDVTGTVESIPLIASSIMSKKIAEGTGSLVLDVKVGSGAFMKDLANARELASTMVELGTDHGVKTVALLTDMATPLGLTAGNALEVRESVEVLAGGGPQDVVDLTLALAREMLDAAGLKDADPAKALADGSAMDHWRRMISAQGGDPDAALPVAREQHVVTASSSGTLTTLDAYAVGLAAWRLGAGRARKEDPVQAGAGIEMHAKPGDTVTAGQPLLTLHTDTPEKLPYALEALDGGVLVGPRDAAFAATPVVLERIA
- a CDS encoding methyltransferase domain-containing protein, whose amino-acid sequence is MTNILDDEQCLIRARVSLTQQIDRGSVVLSAQLAGAFLNVPRHPFVPVFYRREGERFIPWRITDGDGEGWLDAVYTDDSLITEVDGVHAEEADPGGVTGVPTSSSTAPSLMADMLDALDVNEGDEVYEAGAGSGYNAAMLCHLAGDKHVTTVDRSDVLTALARERLNGLGFDPLVLHGDGARDVPPDARYDRIIATASVRRIPPSWLDHCRVGGILVIPVKGTLAGGMIARLTKLPDGTAVGRILHTPAAFMPFKSGSEDEAQAPEIRDRPCRDAELSGQALDDWTFSFFAQLHMPQGLIRTYGRSDDGLHVTTLYDPADGSATRVEDMPEGMSLVTSTGPRDLWAPMEAAHQLWRRLNRPRREWFTIEATTAEQTVTYTAPNGQIHRWTL
- the tgmB gene encoding ATP-grasp ribosomal peptide maturase, which codes for MTGAGHVLILAGRFDPTCDLVVEELNRRAVPVFRADTAEFPLRLALAACLNGNRWHGTLKNDRRTLDLGSVRSVYYRRPTRPKFPEQMTVEARKVAETEARWGFGGLLTALPCRWLPPPGREADAEYKPLQLRIAADVGLSVPRTLITNDPVAAQDFADSLGGPLVYKPFFHVRGTVRGQTAAVYATIVAPEDLPHADISTTAHMFQEWVPKAYEARLTVVNGQIFAAEIHADSDAGHIDWRSDYDSHTYKICDPPPEVAAGVLQMLDRLGLPYGAFDFVVTPEGQWRFLEVNPSGQYGFIEQATGLPITGAICDYLEGTGQ